A single genomic interval of Granulicella tundricola MP5ACTX9 harbors:
- a CDS encoding AsmA family protein has protein sequence MNEQTPINDPHLDHLSDTGGDDDFGPPPFHAITHRRAIAVVLVLAVLVLLALLPPLLNVNRYKRQIVTSISTSLGRPVHIDSVSLNLLPLPSFTLENFVISEDPAFGAEPVLQANEVRANLRVSSLWRRRVEFSRIALDSPSVNLVHLPDGRWNLESILLQASRMPAAPTAQKKAGTAPRFPYIEATGARVNLKMGLEKMPISLTEADFALFLPEPNEWHLRLKTHFVRTDAPPTDTGILRVEGTLGRASTLAAVPVDLHADWETAPLGAVSWVLMGRDAGLRGEMNLTAAVTGTVGSNNLDTHLTLQRVRRADFVPEHTLDAELTCKARVGDVFHAFHNVRCAWPSGTSDGGLMVTGELPDLRNLQTAQATATFKDIPAASLLDALRVASNRVSPTLKVAGGISGTYVYTAQPTPLHEKLPAAPNFTITHATLDLGDNKPLLDQDLTGTLTGNQLTLAPIPLALAPASREPASLDLKLDEAGYTLHLSGTVLSSRLLQLAKALPQVGDGLEALLPTPLPPAPIRVDLLSNRTWGQPQTWSTAAVHPAPHGRIRRR, from the coding sequence ATGAACGAACAAACCCCCATCAACGACCCCCACCTAGACCACCTCAGCGACACCGGCGGAGACGACGACTTCGGCCCTCCGCCCTTCCACGCCATCACCCATCGCCGAGCCATCGCAGTCGTTCTGGTCCTCGCCGTCCTCGTCCTCCTGGCCCTTCTGCCCCCACTCCTCAACGTCAATCGTTACAAGCGCCAGATCGTCACCAGCATCAGCACCAGCCTCGGACGCCCTGTCCACATTGACTCCGTCTCCCTCAACCTCCTGCCCCTCCCCAGCTTCACGCTGGAAAACTTCGTCATCAGTGAAGATCCCGCTTTCGGTGCCGAACCCGTCCTCCAGGCCAACGAGGTCCGCGCCAACCTTCGCGTCAGCTCCCTCTGGCGTCGCCGCGTCGAGTTCTCCCGCATCGCGCTCGATTCCCCCAGCGTCAATCTCGTCCACCTCCCGGACGGCCGCTGGAACCTCGAATCCATCCTCCTCCAGGCCTCCCGCATGCCCGCTGCGCCCACCGCGCAGAAGAAAGCCGGCACAGCCCCCCGCTTCCCGTACATTGAGGCCACAGGAGCACGCGTCAACCTCAAAATGGGCCTGGAAAAGATGCCCATCTCGCTCACCGAGGCCGACTTCGCCCTCTTCCTCCCTGAGCCCAACGAGTGGCACCTCCGCCTCAAAACCCACTTCGTCCGTACTGACGCCCCACCCACCGACACCGGCATCCTCCGCGTAGAAGGCACCCTCGGCCGCGCCTCCACGCTCGCCGCCGTCCCTGTCGATCTCCATGCCGACTGGGAGACAGCCCCGCTCGGAGCCGTAAGCTGGGTCCTCATGGGCCGTGACGCCGGCCTCCGCGGCGAAATGAACCTTACCGCCGCCGTTACCGGAACCGTCGGCAGCAACAACCTGGACACCCATCTCACCCTGCAGCGCGTCCGCCGTGCAGACTTCGTCCCGGAACACACGCTGGACGCCGAGCTCACCTGCAAGGCCCGTGTAGGAGATGTCTTCCACGCATTTCACAACGTTCGCTGCGCCTGGCCCTCAGGCACCTCGGACGGAGGCCTCATGGTCACCGGCGAGCTACCCGACCTCCGCAACCTCCAGACCGCTCAGGCCACCGCCACCTTCAAGGACATTCCCGCCGCCAGCCTCCTGGATGCCCTCCGCGTCGCCAGCAACCGTGTCTCCCCCACCCTGAAGGTAGCGGGAGGCATCTCCGGTACCTACGTCTACACCGCCCAGCCCACCCCGCTGCACGAGAAGCTCCCCGCCGCTCCAAACTTCACCATCACCCACGCCACCCTGGACCTAGGCGACAACAAGCCGCTCCTCGATCAGGACCTCACCGGCACCCTCACGGGAAATCAGCTCACGCTGGCCCCCATTCCTCTCGCTTTGGCACCCGCCAGCCGCGAACCCGCCAGCCTTGACCTCAAGCTCGACGAAGCCGGCTACACCCTGCACCTCTCCGGAACCGTCCTTTCCAGCCGCCTGCTTCAACTGGCCAAGGCTCTCCCCCAAGTCGGGGACGGCCTCGAAGCCCTCCTACCCACCCCTCTGCCGCCCGCTCCCATCCGCGTCGATCTCCTCTCCAACCGCACCTGGGGCCAACCCCAGACCTGGTCGACCGCCGCAGTTCATCCCGCTCCGCACGGTCGAATTCGCCGGCGTTAA